The Akkermansia muciniphila genome contains a region encoding:
- a CDS encoding ABC transporter permease has protein sequence MTASLKRIGALIVKELHQVVRDPGNIGIAVILPAVLLLLFGYGMSMDIKNVRIAYLAVPASSESTNLETRLTLSKYFQTTRVFSSREAEEKLRTHQADAFIALQSDAPDTLNGGVTKVQIVVNGVNANQATLIRNYLQAVVGSWAASLDRQSAPVLDVQTRTRFNEANDSHYYLVPGVIVTIMTMIGALLTSLVMAREYERGTLESLFVTPVGSGEILTAKAATNFLLGMVSLAISMVFAAFVFDIPIRGSLTLLLAVSALFLIVALGLGLVISTATKNQFLACQFAIMGTFMPALMLSGFLYDILNMPPAVRALTYMIPARYYVTLLQTLFLAGDIPSVIIPCCITLGVFAVVLMGIARLKAPKSLE, from the coding sequence ATGACGGCCTCCCTCAAACGCATCGGCGCCCTCATCGTCAAGGAACTCCACCAGGTGGTGAGGGACCCCGGCAACATCGGCATCGCCGTCATTCTCCCCGCCGTGCTCCTGCTCCTCTTCGGCTACGGCATGAGCATGGACATCAAAAACGTGCGCATCGCGTACCTGGCCGTTCCGGCCTCCAGCGAATCCACCAACCTGGAAACGCGCCTCACCCTCTCCAAATACTTCCAGACCACCCGCGTCTTCTCCTCCCGCGAGGCGGAAGAAAAGCTGCGCACCCATCAGGCGGACGCCTTCATCGCCCTGCAAAGCGACGCCCCGGACACGCTCAACGGCGGCGTCACGAAAGTCCAGATCGTCGTCAACGGAGTCAACGCCAACCAGGCCACCCTCATCCGCAACTACCTCCAGGCCGTTGTGGGCTCCTGGGCGGCCTCCCTGGACAGACAGTCCGCCCCCGTGCTGGACGTGCAGACGCGCACCCGCTTCAATGAAGCCAACGACAGCCACTACTACCTGGTTCCCGGCGTCATCGTCACCATCATGACCATGATCGGGGCGCTCCTCACCTCCCTGGTCATGGCGCGGGAATATGAACGGGGCACGCTGGAAAGCCTCTTCGTCACCCCCGTGGGCAGCGGGGAAATCCTCACCGCCAAGGCGGCCACCAACTTCCTGCTGGGCATGGTCAGCCTGGCCATCTCCATGGTCTTCGCCGCCTTCGTCTTTGACATTCCCATCCGCGGCTCCCTCACCCTGCTGCTGGCGGTCTCCGCCCTCTTCCTGATCGTAGCCCTGGGGCTGGGCCTCGTCATCTCCACCGCCACGAAAAACCAGTTCCTGGCCTGCCAGTTCGCCATCATGGGCACCTTCATGCCGGCCCTCATGCTCTCCGGCTTCCTGTATGACATCCTGAACATGCCGCCCGCCGTGCGCGCCCTCACCTACATGATCCCGGCGCGCTACTACGTCACCCTGCTCCAGACCCTCTTCCTGGCCGGGGACATCCCCTCCGTCATCATCCCGTGCTGCATCACGCTGGGCGTCTTTGCCGTCGTCCTCATGGGCATCGCCCGCCTGAAAGCCCCCAAATCCCTAGAATAA
- a CDS encoding ATP-binding cassette domain-containing protein → MNADSQPLIDCRNVRKMFPDPAGVPFAAVDGVSFRLSPGEIVGLLGPDGAGKTTLIRLITGLMKPHEGSISVLNLDSVKKARAIQASIGYMPQKFGLYEDLTVRENMELYARMHGVSGQDREKRFRSLLSMTSLERFTTRLAGKLSGGMKQKLGLCCSLVSSPPLILLDEPTVGVDPLSRRELWNILGQFSREEGVGVLVSTSYMDESAYCNRTLIMYKGGLLMDAPPADVIARAEGMCITVRTPEGIHARQFQSRLAALPGIINATPQGGTVRIILPRDHPTRQKLEEYHPQPGQPDFSDGFMTLLAGQTDLTPQDIPAPAETPPPDQGTGGETIIQVTDLVRKFGSFTAVNHVSFSVSRGQVFGLLGPNGAGKSTTFRMLCGLLPATGGTLNVAGADLRTAAARARRRVGYVAQKFSMYGMLTTRQNLEFFAGAYGMAGKERRDAIRSMEEEFHLTPYMNAPAAHLPGGYKQRLSMACGLLHSPDILFLDEPTSGADPLARRDFWLRINSLAEKGVTIIITTHFLGEAEFCDNMLIMMDGTTLAEGSPDEIRNYAPPRKDGAPASLEDAFLAITEEHMRKGGEKS, encoded by the coding sequence ATGAACGCGGACTCCCAGCCCCTGATTGACTGCCGGAACGTCCGTAAAATGTTTCCGGACCCGGCGGGCGTTCCCTTTGCGGCGGTGGACGGCGTCTCCTTCCGCCTTTCCCCCGGGGAAATCGTGGGCCTGCTGGGGCCGGACGGCGCGGGAAAAACCACCCTCATCCGCCTCATCACCGGACTGATGAAGCCGCATGAAGGCTCCATTTCCGTACTCAATCTGGACTCCGTCAAAAAAGCGCGGGCCATTCAGGCCTCCATCGGGTACATGCCGCAGAAATTCGGTCTTTACGAGGATCTTACCGTGAGGGAAAACATGGAGCTTTACGCCCGCATGCACGGCGTCTCCGGTCAGGACCGGGAAAAACGCTTCCGCAGCCTGCTCTCCATGACCAGCCTGGAGCGCTTCACCACGCGCCTGGCGGGCAAGCTCTCCGGCGGCATGAAGCAGAAGCTGGGGCTGTGCTGTTCCCTGGTCTCCTCCCCGCCCCTGATCCTGCTGGATGAACCCACCGTGGGGGTGGACCCGCTCTCACGCCGGGAACTCTGGAACATCCTGGGGCAGTTCTCCCGTGAGGAAGGCGTGGGCGTGCTGGTCAGCACCTCCTACATGGATGAATCCGCCTACTGCAACCGCACCCTCATCATGTACAAGGGGGGCCTGCTGATGGATGCTCCGCCCGCGGACGTCATCGCCCGCGCGGAGGGCATGTGCATCACCGTACGCACGCCGGAAGGCATCCACGCGCGCCAGTTCCAGAGCAGGCTGGCCGCCCTGCCCGGAATCATCAACGCCACTCCACAGGGAGGCACCGTGCGCATCATCCTGCCGCGTGACCACCCCACGCGGCAGAAGCTGGAGGAATACCACCCGCAGCCGGGGCAGCCGGATTTTTCCGACGGCTTCATGACCCTGCTGGCCGGACAGACGGACCTCACCCCGCAGGACATCCCCGCTCCCGCGGAAACACCTCCTCCCGACCAGGGGACCGGCGGAGAAACCATCATCCAGGTAACGGACCTTGTACGCAAATTCGGCAGCTTCACCGCCGTCAACCACGTCAGCTTCTCCGTCAGCCGGGGGCAGGTATTCGGCCTGCTGGGACCAAATGGAGCCGGAAAAAGCACCACGTTCCGCATGCTTTGCGGCCTCCTGCCCGCAACCGGAGGCACCCTTAACGTGGCCGGAGCGGACCTGAGAACCGCCGCCGCCCGCGCGCGGAGAAGAGTGGGGTACGTGGCCCAGAAATTCTCCATGTACGGCATGCTCACCACGCGGCAGAACCTGGAATTCTTTGCCGGAGCCTATGGCATGGCCGGAAAGGAACGGCGGGACGCCATCCGCTCCATGGAAGAAGAATTCCACCTCACCCCGTACATGAATGCCCCCGCAGCCCACCTGCCCGGCGGCTACAAGCAGCGCCTGAGCATGGCGTGCGGCCTGCTCCACTCCCCGGACATCCTCTTCCTGGACGAACCCACCTCAGGCGCGGACCCCCTGGCCCGGCGCGACTTCTGGCTGCGCATCAACTCCCTGGCGGAAAAAGGCGTCACCATCATCATCACCACCCACTTTCTGGGGGAAGCGGAATTCTGCGACAACATGCTCATCATGATGGACGGAACCACGCTGGCGGAAGGCTCTCCGGATGAAATACGCAACTATGCCCCGCCCCGCAAGGACGGCGCCCCGGCCTCCCTGGAAGACGCCTTCCTGGCCATCACGGAGGAACACATGCGGAAGGGAGGGGAAAAATCATGA
- a CDS encoding efflux RND transporter periplasmic adaptor subunit — translation MKKLVILLILLAAAGAAAWFIYREAPSGPEDKAVLYGNVDLRQVDLAFLISERIDSVLVDEGDTVVPGQKLATLETVRLQQAVDEARQTAEAARQNYLRVKNGPRAEEIAQARSNVEAAEATLNNAAVRSKRLVALADTKSISRQEADDAVASQQVAAANLDVARKQLELLLAGSRAEDIAQSLAQYNQAKANLVIREQNLKDAVLYAPSNAVVRNRILEKGDMASPQKPVYNLSLNHTKWVRAYLTESQLGKVKPGFSATVHNDSFPDTDFKGTVGFISSVAEFTPKNVETPDLRTALVYEVRIIVDDPDNRLRLGAPATVTIPLDQAAGQRALEQPRP, via the coding sequence ATGAAAAAACTGGTGATCCTCCTGATTCTTCTTGCGGCGGCAGGAGCGGCAGCCTGGTTCATCTACCGGGAAGCTCCGTCCGGGCCTGAGGATAAAGCCGTCCTTTACGGCAACGTGGACCTGCGCCAGGTGGACCTGGCCTTCCTGATCTCCGAACGGATTGACTCCGTGCTGGTGGATGAGGGAGACACCGTGGTCCCCGGGCAGAAACTTGCCACGCTGGAAACGGTGCGCCTGCAGCAGGCTGTGGATGAAGCGCGCCAGACGGCGGAGGCCGCGCGCCAGAACTACCTGCGCGTTAAAAACGGCCCGCGCGCGGAGGAAATAGCCCAGGCGCGGTCAAACGTGGAAGCGGCGGAAGCCACGCTGAACAACGCCGCAGTGCGCAGCAAGAGACTAGTGGCACTGGCTGACACCAAATCCATCTCCCGGCAGGAGGCGGACGACGCCGTAGCCTCCCAGCAAGTGGCGGCGGCCAACCTGGACGTAGCCAGAAAACAGCTGGAACTGCTGCTGGCGGGCTCCCGCGCGGAAGACATTGCCCAGTCCCTGGCCCAGTATAACCAGGCGAAGGCCAACCTGGTCATCAGGGAACAGAACCTGAAGGACGCCGTGCTTTACGCCCCAAGCAACGCCGTGGTGCGCAACCGGATTCTGGAAAAGGGGGACATGGCCTCCCCGCAGAAACCCGTGTACAACCTCTCCCTGAACCACACCAAATGGGTCAGGGCCTATCTGACCGAATCCCAGCTGGGAAAGGTAAAACCCGGCTTTTCCGCCACCGTCCATAACGACAGCTTCCCGGATACGGACTTCAAGGGAACGGTGGGCTTCATCTCCTCCGTGGCGGAATTCACGCCCAAGAACGTGGAAACGCCGGACCTCCGGACCGCCCTGGTATATGAAGTGCGCATCATCGTGGACGATCCGGACAACCGGCTGCGGCTGGGCGCCCCCGCCACGGTCACCATCCCGCTGGACCAAGCCGCCGGGCAGCGGGCTCTGGAACAGCCCAGGCCATGA
- the alaS gene encoding alanine--tRNA ligase, which yields MTATEIRQSFLDFFREKQHTVVPSASLMPQSPGLLFTNAGMNQFVPYFLGVWTPPWTPARATDTQKCIRAGGKHNDLEDVGYDSYHHTFFEMLGNWSFGDYFKKEAIQWAWELVVERWGFPAERLYATVYSPDKSKGDPGEFDQEAWDYWAELFRSRGLDPDVQIVHGNVKDNFWMMGETGPCGPCSELHVDLTPKGDTKGSLVNKDSDQCIEIWNLVFIQYNAESNGSMRNLPACHVDTGMGFERACSIMQCTDGFKDFSRKPSNYATDVFRPLFDRLEVLSGRKYADVYPAPGSKKVGAQDDSLQEAIAFRVIADHLRTLSFSIADGILPGNNGRNYVLRRILRRAVRYGRRLGFTQPFLAELVDTLVESFGQVFPELATRAATVKEVLNREEASFNETLDRGLELFDAETASAGKVSGEFAFKLYDTYGFPIDLTALLAEERGLEIDMDGFNRLMNEQRERARAARKSEVVRALDLKTDAVTEFTGYDVDECAATVLEVSRQGDSLFIITDKTPFYAEMGGQVSDAGLIEIGGDSYHVMAVQQIGNARAHVVEAREGLAVKPGDRVHLSIDAERRRRVEAHHTATHLLHCALHQVVSPDAAQQGSYVSEDRLRFDFNSGAVTPDQLRRIEEKVNGWIEEALPVHCTERAYADVKGNSAIAQFFGDKYGDVVRVVQVGGCRNELDGVSMEFCGGTHIANTKDIGLFKIKSEGAIASGVRRIEAMTGDAALEMIRQHVVAKSLEIARAVEKIKEVNGELADMGLEQVPVPTIEGKPGLSALGASDIRTVNDSLARFDASVEHFKQTALEAEKKLKKARAGQSAARADALLNEWLSDDPASLIQVAEGAGELLQELLNGLKKRQYAGAAFLLCVDSSSLLLGAYCGKDAIADGLSAGDMIREVSALAGGKGGGRADQARGSAPQDADPQALAAAARNIIND from the coding sequence ATGACCGCCACCGAGATACGCCAAAGCTTTCTGGACTTTTTCCGCGAGAAACAGCACACGGTCGTGCCCTCTGCTTCTTTGATGCCCCAGAGCCCCGGATTGTTGTTCACTAATGCCGGCATGAACCAGTTTGTTCCGTATTTCCTGGGGGTATGGACCCCGCCGTGGACGCCTGCCCGCGCCACGGACACTCAGAAGTGCATCCGCGCCGGCGGCAAGCACAACGACCTGGAGGATGTGGGTTATGATTCCTACCACCATACGTTTTTTGAAATGCTGGGGAATTGGTCCTTTGGGGATTATTTCAAGAAGGAGGCCATCCAGTGGGCCTGGGAGCTGGTGGTGGAACGGTGGGGGTTCCCGGCGGAACGGCTGTACGCCACCGTATACTCGCCGGACAAGAGCAAGGGCGATCCCGGAGAGTTTGACCAGGAGGCCTGGGATTACTGGGCGGAGCTGTTCCGTTCCCGCGGTCTGGACCCGGACGTGCAGATCGTGCACGGGAACGTGAAGGATAATTTCTGGATGATGGGTGAAACCGGCCCCTGCGGCCCCTGTTCCGAGCTGCACGTGGACCTGACCCCGAAGGGGGATACGAAGGGGAGCCTGGTGAACAAGGATTCCGACCAGTGCATAGAAATCTGGAACCTGGTGTTCATCCAGTATAATGCGGAGAGCAACGGTTCCATGCGCAATCTTCCGGCGTGCCATGTGGATACGGGCATGGGCTTTGAACGCGCGTGCTCCATCATGCAGTGCACGGACGGGTTCAAGGATTTTTCCCGCAAGCCGTCCAATTACGCCACGGACGTGTTCCGTCCCCTGTTTGACCGTCTGGAGGTTTTAAGCGGACGCAAGTATGCGGACGTGTATCCGGCGCCCGGTTCCAAGAAGGTGGGCGCGCAGGATGATTCCCTTCAGGAGGCGATTGCCTTCCGCGTGATTGCGGACCATCTGCGCACGCTCAGTTTTTCCATAGCGGACGGCATTTTGCCTGGCAACAACGGCCGTAATTACGTGCTGCGCCGCATTCTGCGCCGTGCCGTGCGCTACGGCCGGCGCCTGGGCTTCACCCAGCCGTTCCTGGCGGAACTGGTGGATACGCTGGTGGAATCCTTCGGCCAGGTGTTCCCTGAGCTCGCCACCCGCGCCGCCACCGTGAAGGAGGTGCTGAACCGTGAAGAGGCCAGCTTTAATGAAACGCTGGACCGCGGCCTGGAATTGTTTGATGCGGAAACGGCTTCCGCCGGAAAGGTGAGCGGGGAGTTTGCGTTCAAGCTGTATGATACGTACGGTTTCCCGATTGACCTGACGGCCCTGCTTGCGGAAGAACGCGGGCTGGAAATTGACATGGACGGGTTCAACAGGCTGATGAATGAGCAACGGGAACGCGCCCGCGCCGCCCGCAAGAGCGAGGTGGTCCGCGCCCTGGATTTGAAGACGGATGCCGTGACGGAGTTCACGGGGTACGATGTGGACGAATGCGCCGCCACGGTGTTGGAAGTGAGCCGCCAGGGGGATTCCCTGTTCATCATTACGGACAAGACTCCGTTTTACGCGGAGATGGGCGGCCAGGTTTCCGATGCCGGGTTGATTGAAATAGGCGGGGACAGCTACCATGTGATGGCCGTCCAGCAGATCGGGAATGCCCGCGCCCATGTGGTGGAAGCCCGCGAGGGGCTGGCCGTGAAGCCGGGGGACCGCGTGCATCTGAGCATTGACGCGGAACGCCGCCGCCGTGTGGAGGCGCACCATACCGCCACCCACCTTCTTCACTGCGCCCTGCACCAGGTGGTGAGCCCGGATGCGGCCCAGCAGGGTTCCTACGTTTCGGAAGACCGCCTGCGCTTTGACTTTAACAGCGGCGCCGTCACGCCGGACCAGCTCCGCCGGATTGAAGAGAAGGTGAACGGCTGGATTGAGGAGGCCCTGCCGGTTCACTGCACGGAACGCGCCTATGCGGACGTGAAGGGAAATTCCGCGATTGCCCAGTTCTTTGGCGACAAGTACGGGGACGTGGTGCGCGTGGTCCAGGTGGGCGGCTGCCGGAATGAACTGGACGGCGTTTCCATGGAGTTCTGCGGCGGCACGCACATTGCCAATACGAAGGATATAGGCCTGTTCAAGATCAAGAGCGAGGGGGCCATCGCCTCCGGCGTGCGCCGCATTGAGGCCATGACGGGAGACGCGGCTCTGGAAATGATCCGCCAGCACGTCGTCGCCAAAAGCCTGGAAATCGCCAGGGCGGTGGAAAAAATCAAGGAGGTGAATGGGGAACTGGCGGATATGGGGCTGGAACAGGTCCCGGTCCCCACGATTGAAGGCAAGCCGGGGCTGTCCGCCCTGGGCGCTTCCGACATTCGGACGGTGAATGATTCCCTGGCGCGTTTTGACGCCTCCGTGGAGCATTTCAAGCAGACGGCCCTGGAGGCGGAAAAGAAGCTTAAGAAGGCCCGCGCCGGGCAGTCCGCCGCCAGGGCTGACGCCCTGCTGAATGAATGGCTTTCCGATGACCCCGCCTCCCTGATCCAGGTGGCGGAGGGCGCCGGGGAATTGCTCCAGGAATTACTGAACGGTCTGAAAAAGCGCCAGTATGCGGGCGCCGCCTTCCTGCTGTGCGTGGACAGTTCTTCCTTGCTCCTGGGCGCTTATTGTGGCAAAGATGCCATTGCGGACGGATTGTCCGCCGGAGACATGATCCGTGAGGTTTCCGCTCTTGCCGGAGGCAAGGGGGGCGGCCGTGCGGACCAGGCCCGCGGTTCCGCCCCGCAGGATGCAGATCCCCAGGCCCTGGCTGCGGCGGCCCGCAATATTATTAATGATTAG
- the pssA gene encoding CDP-diacylglycerol--serine O-phosphatidyltransferase, which produces MDKKIFPDEPEIPILPNLFTAGNLVCGFFAILTIFEGINQADSDAVAAFSYYQNATFLIFAACLFDLFDGRIARMRGQDGPFGREFDSLADIVSFGIAPALLVAKAVLFQLSPPEVGWGIGILYLLCAALRLARFNCMAAAPRKEGQSSDFVGLPVPMAAGAVVSTMYLVMYLAGRAPDGAMDLGVFKYVIALAMAGVSVLMMSRVVYPSFKHINMRTRGTMYAIVLIVLAVICIFKFPWVMPAVIFSIYLLYGLVRPWVARRWRNRLEASDEE; this is translated from the coding sequence ATGGACAAGAAGATTTTTCCGGACGAACCTGAGATTCCCATTCTGCCGAACCTGTTTACGGCAGGGAACCTGGTGTGCGGATTTTTCGCCATTCTGACGATTTTTGAAGGGATCAACCAGGCGGACAGCGACGCCGTGGCGGCCTTTTCCTATTACCAGAATGCCACGTTCCTGATTTTCGCGGCGTGCCTGTTTGATTTGTTTGACGGCCGCATCGCGCGCATGCGCGGGCAGGACGGCCCGTTTGGACGGGAGTTTGACTCCCTGGCGGACATCGTCTCCTTCGGCATCGCCCCGGCGCTGCTGGTGGCCAAGGCCGTCCTGTTCCAGCTTTCTCCGCCGGAGGTGGGTTGGGGCATCGGCATCCTGTACCTGCTGTGCGCCGCCCTGCGCCTGGCGCGGTTCAACTGCATGGCGGCCGCTCCCCGGAAGGAGGGGCAGAGCAGCGATTTTGTGGGCCTGCCCGTTCCGATGGCGGCGGGAGCCGTGGTTTCCACCATGTACCTGGTGATGTACCTGGCGGGCAGGGCTCCGGACGGAGCCATGGACCTGGGCGTGTTCAAGTACGTGATTGCGCTGGCGATGGCGGGAGTGTCCGTCCTGATGATGAGCCGGGTGGTTTATCCCAGCTTCAAGCATATCAACATGCGTACGCGGGGAACGATGTACGCGATCGTGCTCATTGTGCTGGCGGTCATCTGTATTTTCAAGTTCCCGTGGGTGATGCCCGCGGTCATTTTCTCCATTTACCTGCTTTACGGACTGGTGCGTCCCTGGGTGGCCCGCCGCTGGCGGAACAGGCTGGAGGCCAGCGACGAGGAATAA
- the folP gene encoding dihydropteroate synthase, producing MNWLVRRDLLNVERGGVLMGIVNVTPDSFSDGGRFHTLERAVSHAKELERQGALILDIGGESTRPGAAEVSVEEELDRVLPVVRELRPCTEAVISVDTRHAAVAEAVLEAGADVINDISGLQEEGMAELCAAARCGVVVMHMQGTPETMQEAPSYGDVVGEVRSYFEERYDFLLARGLVPEQICWDPGIGFGKTVEHNLALLSNMDKLQVAGRPVLLGLSRKRMLGAILGSVEQGRAPLGTAVMTVWGHLHGAGIHRVHDVEECARALKLVQTAEPFVR from the coding sequence ATGAACTGGCTTGTAAGGCGAGACCTATTGAATGTGGAGCGCGGAGGCGTGCTGATGGGAATAGTGAATGTGACTCCGGATTCCTTTTCCGACGGAGGGCGGTTCCATACGCTGGAACGCGCCGTCTCCCATGCGAAGGAGCTTGAACGGCAGGGCGCTCTGATTCTGGATATAGGCGGGGAGTCCACCAGGCCGGGGGCCGCGGAGGTTTCCGTGGAGGAGGAACTGGACCGGGTGCTTCCCGTGGTGCGGGAATTGCGCCCGTGCACGGAGGCCGTGATTTCCGTGGATACCCGCCATGCAGCCGTGGCAGAAGCCGTGCTGGAAGCCGGGGCGGACGTGATCAATGATATTTCCGGATTGCAGGAGGAGGGAATGGCGGAGCTGTGCGCCGCGGCGCGTTGCGGCGTGGTGGTGATGCACATGCAGGGAACGCCGGAGACGATGCAGGAGGCGCCTTCCTATGGTGACGTGGTGGGGGAGGTGCGCAGTTATTTTGAGGAACGTTATGATTTTCTGCTGGCGCGCGGGCTTGTTCCGGAACAGATTTGCTGGGATCCCGGCATCGGCTTCGGCAAGACGGTGGAACACAATCTGGCCCTGCTGTCCAATATGGACAAGCTTCAGGTGGCGGGGCGCCCGGTGCTGCTGGGCCTTTCCCGCAAGCGCATGCTGGGCGCCATTCTGGGAAGTGTGGAGCAGGGGCGCGCCCCGCTGGGCACCGCCGTGATGACGGTGTGGGGCCATCTGCACGGCGCCGGTATCCACCGTGTCCATGACGTGGAGGAGTGCGCCCGCGCCCTGAAACTGGTGCAGACCGCTGAACCTTTTGTCCGCTGA
- a CDS encoding YfhO family protein, translating into MEPASSRPVLTSLASMAFALAALFLFLAVRGIWPLGGHFLEYMDNGQLVYPTLKYYASALMSGMCDGSFFYDVNSGAGIRVSPTLPHQLLVPSTWIAVAMGDSFLLKDMVWVMLADVMCICLTASWFLRRVFPSLSVCWTVLLTAGYALGGFFQTKYGFMQFLDHAAMFPLFALGLYRLVNGGKGWLYAVGLFLLATSLYSAFMAVVLGWLFAWAYTLPLKGTEERRVRLARVFWYTAAVTLATCYYWLPMMDMSRDSMRSLFMTAPTFFELTWPFDPPKFLERLYACLPGMACASLAAVYLAYGRKEASSSDRGRRLFLLLLGASVLPAFIEPLHRAAHLWSYVDFPVRFGFIPNLVAVSFCAWILSGGRLPEPAGRNWGWGLCLGLPAAAFAVSLLVLSVTDADLAVRLLPLLFFACAWFCWRHAEGGKLAWSIAAVMMLGLPVGAAAFWKRGEEEKAAVQALHAEWLARRMDGCAGLLRVKDRDRLLVENSACLGPVPSISNFRHTTSIAHFRFLKNLGYRDEFTRTYGQGGTLFSDLLLGNGFMLASRPVEGMERVLSGHGMHLYRLPGARWGLVVPQNALGLRLDAEADVFTNLNALHAALCPSGEGALYVPVEVQTEKDGDGYRGKIAECSGAVYGFPQTDIDDFRVNGLAVPVMAVAQGKPGWTGRTYNGVLELKQAGRAGETVVEGILRRPVEAPLLAAEARVPEQEVPVLGREQDKYGLEARGWGGHVEAVLSAGKEEALMIPVVYDRGWKAERNGVEAPIEKVGELMAVRLDEGRNRVVFDYYPPLLKAALLVSAGAAAFFLLCAWRVRRHPESPLRRLAVGAGYRLFLCCSALVLGAVYIGSVVLFIVQSLGM; encoded by the coding sequence ATGGAACCCGCTTCATCCCGTCCGGTATTGACGTCTCTGGCCTCCATGGCGTTTGCCCTGGCGGCATTGTTCCTGTTTCTGGCGGTGCGGGGTATTTGGCCGCTTGGAGGCCATTTTCTGGAATACATGGATAACGGGCAGCTCGTTTATCCCACCTTGAAGTATTACGCGTCCGCCCTGATGAGCGGCATGTGTGACGGGTCCTTTTTTTATGATGTCAATTCCGGTGCGGGTATTCGCGTGAGCCCCACGCTGCCGCACCAGCTGCTGGTTCCCTCCACCTGGATTGCCGTAGCCATGGGGGACTCCTTCCTGTTGAAGGACATGGTCTGGGTGATGCTGGCGGATGTGATGTGCATCTGCCTGACGGCCTCCTGGTTCCTGAGGCGCGTGTTTCCCTCCCTGTCCGTGTGCTGGACCGTGCTCCTGACGGCGGGATATGCGCTGGGGGGATTTTTCCAGACCAAGTACGGATTCATGCAGTTTCTGGACCATGCGGCCATGTTCCCCCTGTTTGCCCTGGGCCTTTACCGGCTGGTAAACGGGGGAAAGGGGTGGCTGTACGCCGTGGGGCTTTTTCTGCTGGCCACTTCCCTGTACAGCGCATTCATGGCTGTTGTCCTTGGCTGGCTGTTCGCCTGGGCCTATACGCTGCCCCTGAAAGGAACGGAGGAACGCCGCGTGCGCCTGGCCCGCGTGTTCTGGTACACGGCGGCGGTGACGCTGGCTACCTGCTACTACTGGTTGCCGATGATGGACATGAGCCGGGATTCCATGCGCTCCCTGTTCATGACTGCGCCCACGTTTTTTGAACTGACGTGGCCGTTTGACCCTCCCAAATTCCTGGAACGCCTGTATGCGTGCCTGCCGGGAATGGCCTGCGCCTCCCTGGCGGCCGTCTATCTGGCCTATGGGAGGAAGGAGGCTTCTTCATCGGACCGGGGGAGGCGGTTGTTCCTTCTCCTGCTGGGCGCGTCCGTGCTTCCCGCATTCATTGAACCCCTTCACCGGGCCGCCCATCTGTGGAGCTATGTGGATTTTCCCGTCCGGTTCGGGTTCATCCCCAATCTGGTGGCAGTCTCTTTTTGCGCCTGGATTTTGTCCGGCGGCAGGCTGCCGGAACCGGCGGGGCGCAACTGGGGCTGGGGGCTGTGCCTGGGCCTTCCCGCGGCGGCTTTTGCCGTTTCCCTGCTTGTCCTTTCCGTGACGGATGCGGATTTGGCGGTGCGCCTGCTGCCCCTGCTGTTTTTTGCGTGTGCATGGTTCTGCTGGCGGCATGCGGAAGGCGGGAAGCTGGCATGGTCCATCGCCGCCGTGATGATGCTGGGGCTGCCCGTGGGGGCTGCCGCATTCTGGAAGCGGGGAGAAGAGGAGAAAGCCGCTGTCCAGGCTCTCCATGCGGAGTGGCTGGCGCGCCGCATGGACGGGTGCGCCGGGCTTCTGCGCGTGAAGGACAGGGACCGCCTGCTGGTGGAGAATTCCGCCTGCCTGGGGCCGGTGCCTAGCATCAGCAATTTCCGGCATACCACGAGCATAGCCCATTTCCGTTTTCTGAAAAACCTGGGGTACCGGGATGAATTCACGCGCACGTACGGACAAGGGGGAACCCTGTTCTCAGATTTGCTGCTGGGGAATGGATTTATGCTGGCGTCCCGTCCCGTGGAAGGAATGGAAAGGGTGCTTTCCGGGCACGGGATGCACTTGTACAGGCTTCCGGGCGCCCGGTGGGGGCTGGTGGTTCCCCAAAACGCTCTGGGACTGAGGCTTGATGCGGAGGCTGATGTATTCACGAATCTCAATGCCTTGCATGCCGCTCTTTGTCCATCTGGGGAAGGGGCCCTGTACGTTCCCGTGGAAGTGCAGACGGAGAAGGATGGTGATGGATACAGGGGGAAGATTGCGGAATGTTCCGGCGCTGTGTACGGATTTCCGCAAACGGATATTGATGACTTCCGGGTCAATGGGCTGGCCGTCCCTGTGATGGCAGTGGCGCAGGGGAAGCCGGGCTGGACGGGGCGCACTTATAACGGAGTTTTGGAATTGAAGCAGGCGGGCAGAGCCGGGGAAACCGTAGTGGAGGGAATTCTGCGCCGTCCGGTGGAGGCCCCTCTTCTGGCGGCTGAGGCGCGCGTGCCGGAGCAGGAAGTGCCGGTGCTGGGCAGGGAACAGGATAAGTACGGGCTGGAGGCACGGGGATGGGGAGGGCATGTGGAGGCCGTTTTGTCCGCTGGAAAGGAAGAGGCGTTAATGATTCCAGTGGTTTACGACCGGGGATGGAAAGCCGAACGCAACGGCGTGGAAGCGCCCATTGAAAAAGTGGGGGAATTGATGGCGGTGCGTCTGGACGAGGGGCGTAACCGGGTGGTGTTTGATTATTACCCCCCCTTGTTAAAGGCTGCCCTGCTCGTGTCTGCGGGGGCGGCTGCGTTCTTTTTACTATGCGCGTGGCGGGTGCGGCGGCATCCGGAATCTCCCTTGAGAAGGCTGGCTGTGGGCGCCGGATACCGTTTGTTCCTGTGCTGTTCCGCACTTGTGCTGGGGGCGGTGTATATAGGGTCCGTTGTTTTGTTTATCGTGCAGTCCCTGGGGATGTGA